In Synechococcus sp. HK05, one DNA window encodes the following:
- a CDS encoding hercynine metabolism small protein, with translation MSREEQRQAVRELRESLIAQLEELYGNAFEKLASQNLGEGGIARLTQLLLRSREAAITPLQEEIEAPLITRAPEPEASEAP, from the coding sequence ATGTCGAGAGAAGAGCAGCGCCAGGCCGTGCGCGAACTGCGCGAGAGCCTGATCGCGCAACTGGAGGAGCTCTACGGCAACGCCTTCGAGAAGCTCGCCAGCCAGAACCTTGGCGAGGGCGGCATCGCCCGGCTCACCCAACTGCTGCTGCGCTCGCGCGAGGCGGCCATCACCCCGCTGCAGGAAGAAATCGAAGCGCCGCTGATCACCAGGGCCCCTGAGCCTGAGGCCAGCGAGGCCCCATGA
- a CDS encoding phosphotransferase, which yields MDLPATTDQVIAGRYRLERRLSATERSELWRACDQLAGEAPVALRCIPPEQMALQVEVRSLWPRLQGVLHPQVPRFGELIEQDGALWLPREWQEGSTLAELLQGRRERQLVFGAGEVLLLLRQLLPALAVLHSQGLSHGDLSPANLLRRDRDGLPVLLDFGPGGVTPGYAPPERGRGEDPAPWMDLYSLAVVALVLLSGEEPAQLLDPVTLAWRWPASLDALPAMQAVLDRLLSSDAEARFPSAAAALQALQQVPMPDSTGPVARAERTVVLVPPPAVDEPALPVVPAAQAVPAAAGMPRSRQELKEEAAEGRLWPVVIALVVSAVVGTGLGWLVLSRGRVAGPTAEPTVQLPSSLPPAEVNQRQQLLNRLRALQIDRGWFLKLVDASLLAQYPERGGRLPSDSLDDAPLRKVWNELAEDWLSRVEQLPLELRTRLGRFTAGDWRRRQSALVSQGLSGAVVEQLVSGSAQNLLPGRAGSEIPPEPFRQLWYAAAEQGLAQVRIEAIQVRLGETSVISASVPAGGARLFPIRLPVGSGLVLGVNGSPLMQMSVFGADGAVLEARGPLRVVNLGSVQRSPVQVLITNEGLAAALITLSLRADPAALRPVPSPEPPPAPANAPVVPVRPEPVAPQPAATN from the coding sequence TTGGACCTGCCTGCCACAACCGATCAGGTGATTGCCGGCCGCTATCGGTTGGAGCGCCGGCTGTCTGCCACTGAGCGCAGCGAGCTCTGGAGGGCTTGCGACCAGCTGGCCGGCGAGGCGCCGGTGGCCCTGCGCTGCATTCCGCCGGAGCAGATGGCATTGCAGGTTGAAGTGCGCAGCCTCTGGCCGCGGCTTCAGGGGGTGCTGCATCCCCAGGTGCCTCGCTTTGGGGAACTGATCGAGCAAGACGGCGCCCTGTGGTTGCCGCGGGAATGGCAGGAGGGGAGCACCCTTGCCGAGTTGCTGCAGGGCAGGCGCGAACGGCAACTGGTGTTTGGTGCCGGCGAAGTGTTGCTCCTGTTGCGCCAGCTCTTGCCGGCTCTGGCGGTGCTTCACAGCCAGGGGCTCAGCCATGGCGATCTCAGCCCTGCCAACCTGCTGCGCCGCGACCGCGACGGCCTGCCCGTGCTGCTTGATTTCGGCCCGGGCGGGGTCACCCCGGGGTATGCCCCGCCGGAGCGGGGCCGCGGTGAAGATCCTGCGCCCTGGATGGACCTCTACAGCCTGGCGGTGGTGGCGCTGGTGCTGCTCAGCGGCGAGGAACCGGCCCAGCTGCTCGATCCGGTCACGCTGGCCTGGCGGTGGCCCGCCAGCCTCGATGCCTTGCCAGCCATGCAGGCGGTGTTGGACCGGTTGCTCAGCTCAGATGCCGAAGCCCGTTTCCCCTCTGCTGCTGCTGCGTTGCAGGCTCTGCAGCAGGTGCCGATGCCTGACAGCACTGGGCCGGTAGCCCGGGCCGAGCGCACCGTGGTGCTGGTGCCGCCCCCGGCGGTCGACGAACCTGCGCTGCCTGTGGTGCCCGCAGCGCAAGCTGTTCCAGCTGCGGCCGGGATGCCCCGTTCCCGCCAGGAGCTGAAGGAGGAAGCCGCTGAGGGGCGGCTGTGGCCTGTGGTGATCGCATTGGTGGTGTCGGCGGTGGTGGGAACGGGCTTGGGCTGGTTGGTGTTGAGCCGCGGCCGGGTGGCTGGTCCCACAGCGGAGCCGACTGTCCAGCTGCCCAGCAGCCTGCCGCCGGCAGAAGTGAATCAGCGCCAGCAGCTGCTCAATCGTCTGCGGGCCTTGCAGATCGATCGGGGCTGGTTCCTCAAGCTCGTGGATGCCAGCCTGTTGGCCCAATACCCCGAGCGGGGCGGGCGCCTGCCCAGCGACAGCCTCGATGACGCACCGCTGCGCAAGGTGTGGAACGAGCTCGCGGAAGACTGGCTGAGCCGGGTGGAGCAGCTGCCCCTCGAGCTGCGCACCCGTCTCGGACGCTTCACCGCCGGTGATTGGCGCCGCCGCCAGTCGGCGCTGGTAAGCCAGGGCCTGAGCGGCGCGGTGGTGGAGCAGTTGGTGTCGGGCAGCGCCCAGAACCTGTTGCCGGGCCGCGCCGGCAGCGAGATCCCGCCGGAGCCCTTCCGCCAGCTCTGGTATGCCGCTGCGGAGCAGGGCTTGGCCCAGGTGCGCATCGAAGCAATTCAGGTCCGGTTGGGGGAAACATCGGTGATCTCAGCGTCGGTGCCGGCGGGTGGTGCGCGCCTGTTCCCGATTCGTTTGCCGGTGGGGAGTGGTCTCGTGCTGGGGGTGAATGGGTCACCCCTGATGCAGATGAGCGTGTTCGGTGCGGATGGAGCTGTGCTGGAGGCTCGCGGTCCGTTGCGGGTGGTGAACCTTGGCTCGGTGCAGCGCTCGCCGGTGCAAGTGCTGATCACCAACGAGGGCCTGGCCGCGGCACTGATCACCTTGTCGCTGCGGGCCGATCCTGCGGCGCTGCGGCCCGTGCCCTCGCCTGAGCCGCCGCCTGCTCCCGCGAATGCCCCCGTCGTGCCGGTGAGGCCGGAACCTGTCGCGCCGCAGCCTGCAGCGACCAACTAG
- a CDS encoding YdcF family protein, with protein sequence MGFLLSKLLPLFVYPLGLGLLLQLAGLGTAARGQRGWGLGLSGAGIGLIWLFAMPFTSRQLIWGLEERAAALTPAAIPSADAVLVLGGGLKPALAPRRGVEVSEGGDRLLTGLRLMREKRAPLLITSGGSISFTAADPAPPEAISARALAVELGLPASQILINPGSRTTAEEARDIGALARQRGWTRILLVTSAFHMPRSLATFRQRSGLTVTPVACDYQLPSRAAYGRPTAGSVVKGLLPDAEALHLSSVALKEHLGLMVYRLKGWS encoded by the coding sequence ATGGGCTTCCTGCTCTCCAAACTGCTGCCGCTGTTCGTGTATCCCCTCGGGCTGGGCCTGCTGCTGCAGCTGGCCGGACTGGGCACGGCGGCTCGGGGCCAACGGGGCTGGGGGCTGGGGCTGAGCGGCGCTGGTATCGGGCTGATCTGGCTGTTTGCGATGCCGTTCACCAGCCGCCAGTTGATCTGGGGCTTGGAGGAGCGCGCGGCAGCGCTCACGCCGGCAGCGATCCCCAGCGCCGATGCAGTGCTGGTGCTGGGCGGCGGCCTCAAACCGGCCCTGGCACCACGGCGGGGTGTGGAGGTGTCGGAAGGGGGCGACAGGCTGCTCACCGGCCTGCGCCTGATGCGCGAGAAGCGGGCTCCACTGCTGATCACCAGCGGCGGCAGCATCAGCTTCACAGCGGCGGATCCAGCGCCACCGGAGGCGATCAGTGCCCGGGCGCTGGCGGTGGAACTGGGCCTACCGGCCAGCCAGATCCTGATCAATCCAGGCTCCCGAACCACTGCTGAGGAAGCGCGCGACATCGGCGCCCTGGCACGCCAGCGGGGCTGGACGCGGATCCTGCTGGTGACCAGCGCCTTTCACATGCCGCGCTCGCTGGCCACCTTCCGCCAACGCAGTGGGCTCACGGTGACTCCCGTGGCCTGCGACTACCAACTACCCAGCCGAGCTGCCTACGGCCGGCCTACGGCTGGTTCAGTTGTGAAAGGGCTACTGCCGGATGCCGAGGCGCTGCACCTGAGCAGCGTGGCGCTCAAGGAGCACCTCGGTCTGATGGTCTACCGGCTCAAAGGTTGGTCGTGA
- the ruvB gene encoding Holliday junction branch migration DNA helicase RuvB: MAIVSSGSASAGAAAPREPRRRLVDPIAQAGEEPSRATEPADTPIQREDSLRPRRLADYIGQSELKQVLGIAVEATRAREEALDHVLLYGPPGLGKTTMALVLAEELGVGCRITSAPALERPRDIVGLLVNLEPRELLFIDEIHRLNRVAEEILYPAMEDFRLDLTVGKGTTARTRSLPIAPFTLVGATTRAGSLSSPLRDRFGLIQRLEFYGLDDLQAIVLRAAGLLQIELDASAALEVARRCRGTPRIANRLLRRVRDVAAVGGHGRVSPELVHEALSLHRVDGRGLDASDRRLLHLLQHGYGGGPVGLDTLAAGLGEDPATLEAVVEPFLLQQGLLQRTPRGRVITEAGLAHLQAHPEPSAA; this comes from the coding sequence ATGGCGATCGTGTCCTCCGGATCGGCTTCGGCCGGCGCCGCCGCTCCGCGGGAGCCGCGCCGGCGGCTGGTGGATCCGATCGCGCAGGCTGGCGAAGAGCCCAGCAGGGCTACTGAGCCTGCAGACACCCCCATCCAGCGGGAAGATTCCCTGCGGCCCCGCCGCCTCGCCGATTACATCGGCCAGAGCGAGCTCAAGCAGGTGCTGGGTATCGCTGTAGAAGCCACCCGCGCCCGCGAAGAAGCGCTCGATCACGTGTTGCTCTACGGCCCGCCAGGCCTGGGCAAAACCACCATGGCGCTGGTGCTGGCCGAGGAGCTGGGCGTGGGTTGCCGCATCACCAGCGCGCCAGCCCTGGAGCGCCCCCGCGACATCGTGGGTCTGCTGGTGAACCTCGAGCCGCGTGAGCTGCTGTTCATCGATGAGATCCACCGGCTCAACCGCGTGGCCGAGGAGATCCTTTATCCGGCGATGGAAGACTTCCGCCTCGATCTCACCGTGGGCAAAGGAACCACCGCCCGCACCCGCAGCCTGCCGATCGCTCCCTTCACGCTCGTGGGCGCCACAACCCGGGCGGGTTCGCTCAGTTCACCGTTGCGGGATCGCTTCGGCCTGATCCAGCGGTTGGAGTTTTACGGGCTCGACGACCTGCAGGCGATCGTGCTGCGGGCCGCCGGCCTGCTGCAGATCGAGCTCGACGCCAGTGCCGCTTTGGAGGTGGCCCGCCGCTGCCGCGGTACCCCTCGGATCGCCAATCGTCTGCTGCGGCGTGTGCGCGATGTGGCTGCGGTGGGCGGCCATGGCCGCGTGAGCCCTGAATTGGTGCATGAGGCCCTCAGCCTGCATCGGGTGGATGGCCGCGGCCTCGATGCCAGCGACCGGCGTTTGCTGCATCTCCTCCAGCACGGCTACGGCGGCGGGCCGGTGGGGCTCGACACCTTGGCCGCTGGCCTCGGTGAAGATCCCGCCACGCTTGAAGCCGTCGTGGAGCCGTTTTTGCTGCAGCAGGGCTTGCTGCAACGCACGCCCCGAGGCCGTGTGATCACAGAGGCAGGCCTGGCCCACCTGCAGGCCCATCCGGAGCCCAGCGCCGCCTGA
- a CDS encoding hercynine metabolism protein, which yields MSPAADWLEQLEARLEQQLEAFLRANPAQEALLNEQERREQQQRQRQQLLQAEALRSELLQIAAEVREWRDRSERARNAGAADLAAKADRQVAQLMERGRLRWQALEQLGQAVLNNPGSPAHDPLDQAWARFEVDQELEALRRRQQRGR from the coding sequence ATGAGCCCGGCGGCGGACTGGCTTGAGCAGCTGGAAGCGCGGCTGGAGCAGCAGCTGGAGGCCTTCCTGCGGGCCAATCCCGCCCAGGAAGCGCTGCTGAACGAACAAGAGCGGCGCGAGCAGCAACAACGCCAGCGCCAGCAACTGCTGCAAGCCGAAGCACTCCGCAGCGAACTGCTGCAGATTGCAGCAGAGGTGCGCGAGTGGCGTGATCGCAGCGAGCGAGCCCGCAACGCCGGCGCCGCCGACCTGGCCGCCAAGGCCGATCGGCAGGTCGCCCAGCTGATGGAGCGCGGCCGCCTGCGCTGGCAGGCCCTGGAGCAGCTGGGGCAAGCGGTACTCAACAACCCGGGCAGCCCGGCCCATGACCCGCTCGATCAAGCCTGGGCCCGCTTTGAAGTGGACCAAGAGCTCGAAGCTCTGCGGCGACGCCAACAGCGCGGGCGCTGA
- a CDS encoding cysteine synthase A: MGGITSGFVGAVGNTPLIRLHALSEATGCEILGKAEFMNPGGSVKDRAALGILQEAEEQGLLQPGGTVVEGTAGNTGIGLTHLCNARGYKALIVIPETQSAEKIGLLRSLGAEVRTVPAVPYRDPNNYVRLSGRIAEETPGAVWANQFDNLANRRAHFNSTGPEIWEQTGGRVDAWVAATGTGGTYAGVALYLKEQNPNVRCVLADPHGSALYSWATSGELASEGSSITEGIGNSRVTANLEGAPIDDAVRIHDQDALSTIYNLLWQEGLFLGGSVGINVAAAVETARRLGSGHTIVTVLCDSGDRYRSRLYDGEWLSSKGLQQPVRAA; encoded by the coding sequence ATGGGTGGAATCACCTCCGGCTTCGTGGGGGCCGTCGGCAACACGCCGCTGATCCGTCTCCACGCCCTGAGCGAGGCCACCGGCTGCGAGATCCTCGGCAAGGCCGAATTCATGAATCCCGGAGGCTCGGTGAAAGACCGCGCTGCCCTCGGGATCCTGCAGGAAGCAGAAGAGCAGGGGCTGCTCCAGCCCGGCGGCACCGTGGTGGAAGGCACCGCCGGCAACACCGGCATCGGCCTCACGCACCTCTGCAATGCCCGGGGCTACAAGGCGCTGATCGTGATCCCGGAAACCCAGTCGGCCGAAAAGATCGGCCTGCTGCGCAGCCTCGGGGCTGAGGTGCGCACGGTGCCGGCGGTGCCCTACCGCGACCCCAACAACTACGTGCGCCTCTCCGGCCGCATTGCCGAGGAAACCCCCGGCGCCGTGTGGGCGAATCAGTTCGACAACCTCGCCAACCGCCGCGCCCACTTCAACAGCACGGGTCCGGAGATCTGGGAGCAAACCGGTGGCCGCGTGGATGCCTGGGTGGCGGCCACCGGCACCGGCGGCACCTATGCCGGTGTGGCGCTCTATCTGAAAGAGCAGAACCCCAACGTGCGCTGCGTGTTGGCCGACCCCCACGGCAGTGCCCTCTACAGCTGGGCCACCAGCGGTGAATTGGCCAGCGAGGGCAGCTCGATCACCGAGGGCATCGGCAACAGCCGCGTGACCGCCAACCTCGAGGGTGCGCCGATCGACGATGCCGTGCGCATCCACGATCAGGACGCCTTGTCCACCATCTACAACCTTCTCTGGCAGGAGGGTTTGTTCCTGGGGGGCTCGGTGGGGATCAACGTGGCCGCAGCGGTGGAAACCGCGCGACGGCTGGGTTCCGGCCACACGATCGTCACGGTGCTGTGCGACAGCGGCGATCGCTACCGGTCACGGCTTTATGACGGCGAGTGGCTGAGCAGCAAGGGGTTGCAGCAACCTGTGCGCGCAGCCTGA
- a CDS encoding tetratricopeptide repeat protein, which produces MTALFSVLLSLQLVLATALPQLFDQALTASRDGDFRRALPLWDQVLELAPDDAAAWSNRGNVQLALGDPQAAIADQTRAMELDPGSADPHLNRGTAEEALQRWDAAEADYRWILEANAAAGEPPDASALYNLGNVQGSRGQWTAARDSFVEAADTRPGFAMARSSAALAAFQLGELDQAEAELRRLIRRYPLFADARAGLTALLWRRGARGEAESHWASASGLDPRYRQPEWLLEIRRWPPEPVQALSDFLALSNG; this is translated from the coding sequence ATGACGGCTCTCTTCTCCGTGCTTTTGAGCCTGCAACTGGTGCTGGCCACGGCTCTGCCGCAGTTGTTTGATCAGGCGCTCACGGCCAGCCGTGATGGTGATTTCCGCCGGGCCCTGCCCCTGTGGGATCAGGTGCTGGAGCTGGCGCCGGATGACGCCGCTGCCTGGAGCAACCGCGGCAATGTGCAGCTGGCCCTGGGCGATCCGCAGGCGGCCATCGCCGATCAGACCCGGGCGATGGAGCTCGATCCCGGCAGCGCTGATCCCCATCTCAACCGCGGCACAGCGGAGGAAGCGCTGCAGCGCTGGGATGCGGCGGAAGCGGATTACCGCTGGATCCTGGAGGCCAATGCAGCGGCCGGTGAGCCGCCGGATGCCTCGGCGCTGTACAACCTCGGCAATGTGCAGGGCTCCCGCGGCCAGTGGACAGCCGCCCGCGACAGTTTTGTGGAGGCCGCCGACACGCGCCCCGGTTTTGCCATGGCGCGCTCCAGTGCGGCCCTGGCTGCCTTTCAGCTGGGGGAGCTGGATCAGGCGGAGGCGGAGTTGCGCCGGCTGATCAGGCGCTATCCCTTGTTTGCCGATGCGCGCGCTGGTCTCACGGCCCTGCTTTGGCGGCGGGGAGCCCGGGGAGAGGCGGAAAGCCACTGGGCTTCGGCCTCAGGGCTCGATCCGCGCTACCGGCAGCCAGAATGGTTGCTGGAGATTCGGCGCTGGCCCCCTGAGCCGGTGCAGGCTCTCAGCGATTTCCTCGCCCTCAGCAACGGATGA
- the smpB gene encoding SsrA-binding protein SmpB — MAKGGGKKSAKALRDAANKLLADNRFARHQYEILETLECGVELLGTEVKSIRAGQVNLRDGFCLIRNGQLQLHNVHISPHSHAGAYFNHEPLRVRQLLAHRREIDKLRVALDQKGLTLIPLNLHLKGSWIKATIGLGKGRKLHDKRQEERRKQDIKDAKAAIARF; from the coding sequence ATGGCGAAGGGCGGGGGCAAGAAGAGTGCCAAGGCCCTGCGGGATGCCGCCAACAAGCTGCTGGCGGACAACCGCTTTGCACGCCATCAATACGAGATCCTCGAAACCCTGGAATGCGGCGTGGAGCTGCTGGGCACGGAGGTGAAATCGATCCGGGCCGGCCAGGTGAACCTGCGCGATGGCTTCTGCCTGATCCGCAACGGCCAGCTCCAGCTGCACAACGTGCACATCTCCCCCCACAGCCACGCCGGCGCCTACTTCAACCACGAACCCCTGCGCGTGCGCCAGCTGCTGGCCCACCGCCGTGAGATCGACAAACTGCGCGTGGCCCTCGATCAGAAAGGCCTCACCCTGATTCCGCTCAACCTGCACCTGAAGGGCTCCTGGATCAAGGCCACCATCGGCCTGGGCAAGGGCCGCAAGCTGCACGACAAGCGCCAAGAAGAGCGCCGCAAACAAGACATCAAAGACGCCAAAGCCGCGATCGCGCGCTTCTGA
- a CDS encoding DUF5672 family protein, with product MIPPIAWLQPWQVWATITSWNSGSGVADQSGKPNPLHLLNRYRLEHFHAHCTLIEQLFLRHWETHLHTKSPDPSTSNWACILIDDRATQHTKTCILNTLLMTRLKAAVTIYTPASKREAFANLTEPFGQFVKIETLDRHGVSDSLGWSKYNNLLKSSLFWKELSAQQILIFQPDALLIQPLELDELHFDFAGAPWNKGRVTSCEFPTYNPSLQRTGSNWVNQALCQTVPDQTNNGNGGLSIRNPRLMQTICEDHGQASPDDEAEDIFFARFVGHAAYQAKLPSQDVLNRLFNESSYSDSSGFHGSWYYLDASEQARLYEKHAKHVIGMLLGLG from the coding sequence GTGATTCCACCCATCGCTTGGCTGCAGCCCTGGCAGGTCTGGGCAACAATAACGAGTTGGAACTCGGGTTCAGGCGTGGCGGATCAGAGCGGGAAACCCAACCCCCTGCATCTTCTCAATCGCTACCGGCTTGAGCATTTCCATGCACATTGCACACTCATCGAGCAGCTGTTTCTCAGGCACTGGGAAACACATCTCCACACGAAATCTCCCGACCCCAGCACGTCCAACTGGGCCTGCATCCTGATCGACGATCGCGCCACACAACACACCAAAACCTGCATCCTCAACACCCTGCTGATGACGCGGCTCAAAGCCGCCGTGACCATCTACACGCCTGCATCAAAGCGGGAAGCCTTTGCCAACTTGACAGAGCCCTTTGGGCAATTCGTAAAGATCGAAACACTTGATCGCCACGGCGTCAGCGATTCACTGGGTTGGAGCAAATACAACAACCTCTTAAAGTCAAGCCTGTTTTGGAAGGAGCTATCCGCTCAACAGATTCTGATCTTCCAGCCTGATGCACTGCTGATTCAACCCCTTGAGCTCGACGAGCTGCACTTCGACTTCGCCGGAGCCCCCTGGAACAAAGGACGCGTGACCTCCTGCGAGTTCCCCACCTACAACCCATCCCTGCAGAGAACTGGAAGCAACTGGGTGAATCAAGCTCTGTGCCAGACCGTTCCCGACCAGACCAACAATGGCAATGGCGGCCTCTCCATCCGCAATCCACGGCTGATGCAAACCATCTGCGAAGACCATGGCCAGGCCTCGCCGGACGATGAAGCAGAAGACATTTTCTTTGCCCGTTTTGTGGGCCATGCGGCGTACCAGGCCAAGCTGCCCTCGCAAGATGTCTTAAATCGGCTCTTCAACGAATCCAGCTACAGCGACTCCAGCGGCTTCCATGGGTCCTGGTATTACCTGGACGCGAGCGAACAGGCCAGGCTTTACGAGAAGCACGCCAAACATGTGATCGGGATGCTTTTGGGCCTCGGATGA
- the egtD gene encoding L-histidine N(alpha)-methyltransferase, translated as MSGSAAPGVATAPLLDLHPAPADMRQLVIEGLSRSPKQLPAWFLYDAEGSRLFDLICQQPEYTLTATETALLEREAPAIAAALGPGTLVEFGAGSARKVAPLLQALTEPAYVALDISAEHLEAACTRLQGQFPAVPILGVCCDYSQLDALPEHPLLSGTAHLGFFPGSSLGNFELAEARRLLAQFRRLLGPGGKLLIGIDQPKAVERLEAAYNDAAGVSAAFALNLLRRLNRDLAGSFDLQAFTYQARWKPEHNHIEMAVVSQRAQAVQLAGQIWSFEAGEALITETSAKYSPQAFLELAVSAGWQGAERWSDPAGDLSLHLLVQAN; from the coding sequence ATGAGCGGCAGCGCTGCCCCAGGCGTAGCCACAGCGCCGCTGCTGGATCTGCATCCGGCCCCGGCGGACATGCGCCAGCTGGTGATCGAGGGCCTGAGCCGCAGCCCCAAACAACTGCCGGCCTGGTTCCTCTACGACGCCGAAGGCTCACGCCTGTTTGATCTGATCTGCCAGCAACCGGAATACACGCTCACCGCCACCGAAACGGCACTGCTCGAGCGGGAAGCCCCCGCAATCGCCGCGGCCCTGGGGCCCGGCACCCTGGTGGAATTTGGCGCCGGCAGCGCCCGCAAGGTGGCGCCGCTGCTCCAGGCCCTGACCGAGCCGGCCTATGTGGCGCTCGACATCAGCGCCGAGCATCTCGAGGCGGCCTGCACGCGGCTGCAGGGGCAATTCCCGGCCGTGCCGATTTTGGGCGTGTGCTGCGACTACAGCCAGCTCGACGCCTTGCCCGAGCATCCCTTGCTCAGCGGCACGGCCCACCTCGGCTTCTTCCCGGGCAGCTCCCTGGGCAACTTTGAGCTGGCGGAAGCCCGCAGGCTGCTGGCGCAGTTCCGCCGCCTACTCGGCCCCGGCGGCAAGCTGCTGATCGGCATCGATCAGCCCAAGGCTGTGGAGCGGCTGGAGGCGGCCTACAACGATGCGGCCGGGGTGTCGGCGGCGTTCGCCCTCAATCTGTTGCGCCGACTCAACCGCGATCTGGCGGGAAGCTTCGATCTGCAGGCGTTTACCTACCAAGCCCGCTGGAAGCCGGAGCACAACCACATCGAGATGGCGGTGGTGAGCCAGCGGGCTCAAGCGGTGCAGCTCGCGGGGCAGATCTGGAGCTTTGAAGCTGGCGAAGCGCTGATCACCGAAACCAGCGCCAAATACAGCCCGCAGGCGTTCCTTGAGCTGGCCGTCTCCGCCGGCTGGCAGGGGGCCGAGCGCTGGAGCGACCCTGCCGGCGACCTATCGCTGCACCTGCTAGTGCAGGCAAACTGA
- the egtB gene encoding ergothioneine biosynthesis protein EgtB, with the protein MNTATRSALLPRLRQIRQASEALIEGLEPEDLCLQGMADASPAKWHLGHTSWFFEEFLLRQRPSYEPAESRWSYLFNSYYEAVGDRHPRPQRGLLTRPPIAEVLAWRRRVTAALEHELEHLDPALVGLGLQHEQQHQELLLMDLLDGFSRNPLEPAAYPAGAGGVEPEQAYEASAEAAPASPSWIEVAGGLVEIGHPGGSGGPGPSPGGFHFDNEAPRHRTWLEPFAIANRLVSNTEFAAFIADGGYSRPELWMSEGWAVVQQRGWQAPRYWRGDWEFTLAGRRPRQPEAPVRHLSWFEADAYARWAGARLPSEAEWELAAAGSELPQAYGCLWQWTGSPYRPYPGFAPAAGAVGEYNGKFMTSQFVLRGSCFLTPAGHERLTYRNFYPPASRWMASGVRLVREVTA; encoded by the coding sequence ATGAACACCGCCACGCGCTCCGCCCTGCTCCCCCGGCTGCGCCAGATCCGCCAGGCCAGCGAAGCGTTGATCGAGGGGCTCGAACCGGAAGACCTTTGCCTGCAGGGCATGGCCGATGCCAGCCCCGCCAAATGGCACCTGGGTCACACCAGCTGGTTTTTCGAGGAGTTTTTGCTGCGGCAGCGGCCCAGCTACGAGCCGGCTGAGAGCCGCTGGAGCTATCTGTTCAACAGCTATTACGAGGCCGTGGGCGATCGGCACCCGCGGCCCCAGCGCGGCCTGCTCACCCGGCCGCCGATCGCCGAGGTGCTGGCTTGGCGCCGGCGGGTGACGGCGGCCTTGGAGCATGAGCTGGAGCACCTCGATCCAGCGTTGGTGGGGCTGGGCCTGCAACACGAGCAGCAGCACCAAGAGCTGCTGCTGATGGACCTGCTCGATGGCTTCAGCCGTAATCCGCTGGAACCGGCGGCCTATCCCGCCGGCGCCGGTGGCGTGGAGCCCGAGCAGGCCTACGAGGCCAGCGCCGAGGCGGCCCCAGCCAGCCCGAGCTGGATCGAGGTTGCGGGAGGGCTGGTGGAGATCGGTCACCCCGGGGGGAGCGGCGGCCCCGGCCCATCCCCGGGCGGTTTCCACTTCGATAACGAGGCGCCCCGCCACCGCACCTGGCTGGAGCCCTTCGCGATCGCCAACCGTCTTGTGAGCAACACCGAGTTCGCGGCATTCATCGCCGATGGCGGTTACAGCCGGCCGGAGCTGTGGATGAGCGAAGGCTGGGCGGTGGTGCAGCAACGCGGCTGGCAGGCACCCCGCTACTGGCGGGGCGACTGGGAATTCACCCTGGCCGGGCGCCGACCTCGGCAACCCGAGGCGCCGGTGCGGCATCTGAGCTGGTTTGAAGCCGATGCCTATGCCCGCTGGGCCGGAGCGCGCCTACCAAGCGAGGCGGAATGGGAGCTGGCGGCGGCCGGCAGCGAGCTTCCCCAGGCCTATGGCTGCCTCTGGCAGTGGACCGGCAGCCCCTACCGCCCCTACCCGGGCTTCGCCCCGGCGGCGGGCGCTGTGGGGGAATACAACGGCAAGTTCATGACCTCGCAATTCGTGCTGCGGGGCAGCTGTTTCCTCACCCCGGCGGGCCACGAGCGGCTCACCTATCGAAACTTCTATCCACCGGCCAGCCGTTGGATGGCCAGCGGTGTGCGCCTGGTGCGCGAGGTGACGGCATGA